One Tunturibacter gelidoferens genomic region harbors:
- a CDS encoding metallophosphoesterase family protein yields MNSTNRRQFLTMLGATGLSAAVAPSLLAAPAPVLGQVREPFTFLFVTDAHLQPELNGVVGTDMAFKRARAVKADFAINGGDHVFDALGVPKERALTLFDLYDKTEQDLGVKVYHTVGNHDVLGIYPASGIAQDDPLYGKKLFEQRFGKLYYSFDHKGHHFIVLDSIGITPDRAYEGRIDAAQLQWLAADLAALPAGTPVIVSVHIPLVTAFGAYMPEPTVAPAHHSLSVANANQVLDLFAGHNVLGVLQGHTHINETVVWKGVPYITSGAVCGNWWHGTRLGTPEGFTVVTVANNKLTTHYEPSGFQTISPQNT; encoded by the coding sequence GTGAACTCAACCAATCGCAGACAATTTCTCACGATGCTTGGTGCCACCGGTCTTTCGGCCGCCGTTGCGCCTTCGCTTCTTGCTGCACCAGCGCCGGTCCTTGGACAGGTTCGTGAGCCGTTCACTTTTCTGTTCGTTACGGATGCGCATCTCCAGCCTGAGTTGAACGGCGTTGTCGGTACGGATATGGCATTCAAGAGAGCTCGCGCGGTCAAAGCCGACTTTGCCATCAACGGCGGCGATCACGTCTTCGACGCGCTCGGCGTACCGAAGGAGCGCGCCCTCACCCTCTTCGACCTCTACGACAAGACCGAGCAGGATCTCGGTGTGAAGGTGTATCACACCGTCGGCAATCACGACGTTCTTGGCATCTACCCGGCGAGCGGCATCGCGCAGGATGATCCGCTCTACGGCAAGAAGCTCTTCGAGCAGCGCTTCGGCAAGCTGTACTACTCCTTCGATCACAAGGGTCACCACTTCATCGTGCTGGACTCGATCGGCATCACGCCTGACCGCGCCTACGAGGGCCGCATCGATGCGGCCCAGCTGCAGTGGCTCGCCGCCGATCTCGCGGCGCTGCCTGCCGGGACTCCTGTCATCGTCTCGGTCCACATCCCTTTGGTCACCGCCTTTGGGGCTTACATGCCCGAGCCAACCGTCGCGCCGGCTCACCACAGCCTGAGCGTCGCCAATGCAAACCAGGTTCTGGATCTGTTCGCCGGCCATAATGTGCTTGGGGTTTTGCAGGGCCACACTCACATCAACGAGACCGTTGTGTGGAAGGGCGTTCCTTACATCACCAGCGGAGCTGTGTGCGGCAACTGGTGGCATGGCACACGTCTCGGCACGCCGGAGGGCTTTACGGTCGTCACAGTCGCGAACAACAAGCTTACGACACACTACGAGCCCTCCGGCTTCCAGACGATCTCACCGCAAAACACTTAG
- a CDS encoding Bax inhibitor-1/YccA family protein — protein MIDNRLNMNGYPTTIEGAREETASLLAKVLGITSLGFLITAFGVATAPAWSTLPGMIAVLVLVLAITFTRKASPALALGLFLTLTYFMGWEIGPLIHRYAQTVGSAVVFNAAATTGLGMAAMGCVAYLFNINYRRIAGIGFAALLLLIIAGIASMFFHFMTPDTYSWLTLGIFTLLTVGDFARIRAGGDGRSAVSLSLSIYLDAINIFLAVLQLMSGRRRN, from the coding sequence ATGATTGACAACCGCTTGAACATGAACGGGTATCCCACCACGATCGAGGGCGCACGCGAGGAGACTGCTTCGTTGCTCGCCAAGGTTCTGGGCATAACCTCGCTTGGCTTTCTGATCACGGCGTTCGGCGTTGCGACTGCTCCCGCCTGGAGCACGCTTCCCGGGATGATTGCTGTGCTTGTACTTGTTCTGGCGATCACGTTCACCCGCAAGGCGAGTCCGGCGCTTGCGCTTGGCCTGTTTCTTACGCTGACCTACTTCATGGGCTGGGAGATCGGTCCGCTGATTCACCGCTACGCTCAGACTGTCGGCTCGGCGGTCGTCTTCAACGCCGCGGCAACCACCGGGCTTGGCATGGCGGCCATGGGATGCGTCGCGTATCTGTTCAATATCAACTATCGCCGCATCGCCGGTATCGGCTTCGCGGCTCTGTTGCTGCTCATTATTGCCGGCATCGCCAGTATGTTCTTCCACTTTATGACGCCGGACACCTACTCCTGGCTGACGCTGGGGATCTTCACGCTGCTCACGGTCGGCGACTTCGCCCGCATTCGTGCGGGCGGCGATGGCCGGTCAGCGGTCTCGCTTTCGCTGTCGATCTATCTTGATGCGATCAACATCTTTCTTGCAGTCTTGCAGCTGATGAGCGGACGCCGCAGGAATTAG
- a CDS encoding vitamin K epoxide reductase family protein, translating into MKYLIALLAVAGIVVSTMALRVHYMDPALAPPCAVTEKFDCGAVNHSRFAVFPPRTFDEDPKAGSHIPVAMLGIAGYAAIGVLALMGRWWLVFEFAQVGFFFAAFLSYIEAYVLQKWCIYCLWSQGIVTAILLVTIVALIRKWQHKRSALTS; encoded by the coding sequence ATGAAGTATCTGATTGCGTTGCTGGCAGTTGCGGGAATTGTCGTTTCAACGATGGCGTTGCGCGTTCACTATATGGACCCTGCCCTGGCCCCACCCTGTGCTGTGACCGAAAAGTTCGACTGCGGCGCAGTCAATCACAGCCGGTTTGCCGTCTTTCCGCCGCGTACCTTTGACGAAGACCCAAAGGCGGGATCGCATATTCCCGTGGCAATGCTGGGGATTGCGGGCTATGCAGCGATTGGCGTACTCGCTCTCATGGGCCGCTGGTGGCTGGTCTTCGAATTCGCCCAGGTGGGCTTTTTCTTTGCCGCGTTTCTAAGCTACATCGAGGCGTACGTCCTGCAGAAGTGGTGCATCTACTGTCTTTGGTCGCAAGGGATCGTAACGGCCATTCTACTGGTGACGATCGTTGCGCTCATAAGGAAATGGCAGCACAAGCGCTCGGCGCTGACCTCATAG